In Nicotiana tabacum cultivar K326 chromosome 19, ASM71507v2, whole genome shotgun sequence, one DNA window encodes the following:
- the LOC107794753 gene encoding protein JINGUBANG-like encodes MATALAYRTPLLSESSSIISTSSSSESEESPATSQRYNDFQLLNLQIKISRIPNIPCTNFHSYKSLAVLSGHVGTVSCLALCGEFILSASQGKDIIVWQQPDLRQFTKFGTGDGFVKALVTVGNKVFTAHQDSRIRVWKVSRRSENVFRLIDTLPTTKDYLGKFMKQSNYVQTRRHHKKLWIEHADSISCLAVCNGYIYSGSWDKTLKVWRISDLKCLESIKAHDDAINGLVCSSKNGVVFSASADGKIKAWGKEGKSCGGTHSLKGILEGHKDVSLNSVVVSEDGNFVFGGGSDGYLMGWVGNKNLDSWKLVCEVKAHGMAVLCMCLMKGEFLCSGSADKSICIWKREINEGLFRVGVIKGHEGPVKCLQASPVSVGGGFMLYSGSLDKSLRVWWIPNYSDEKKETTLIQVCTVL; translated from the exons ATGGCAACAGCATTAGCATATAGAACGCCATTATTATCTGAATCAAGCAGTATAATAAGCACAAGCAGCAGCAGTGAATCAGAAGAAAGCCCAGCAACTTCCCAAAGATACAATGATTTCCAATTACTAAATCTCCAAATCAAGATTTCAAGAATACCAAACATTCCTTGTACAAATTTCCACTCTTACAAATCCTTAGCTGTTCTTTCAGGCCACGTTGGCACAGTTTCTTGTTTAGCTCTTTGTGGTGAATTCATCCTCAGTGCTTCTCAAGGTAAAGACATAATTGTTTGGCAACAGCCTGATTTAAGACAATTTACTAAATTTGGAACAGGAGATGGTTTTGTTAAAGCACTAGTTACTGTTGGTAATAAAGTTTTTACAGCACATCAAGATAGTAGAATTCGTGTTTGGAAAGTTTCAAGAAGATCTGAGAATGTTTTTAGGCTTATTGATACACTTCCTACTACAAAAGATTATCTTGGGAAATTTATGAAACAGAGTAATTATGTTCAAACTAggagacatcacaagaaattatGGATTGAACATGCTGACAGTATTTCTTGTTTAGCTGTTTGTAATGGGTACATTTATTCTGGTTCTTGGGATAAGACTTTAAAAGTGTGGAGAATTTCTGATTTGAAGTGTTTGGAATCAATTAAAGCACATGATGATGCTATAAATGGATTGGTTTGTAGTAGTAAAAATGGGGTTGTGTTTTCAGCTTCTGCAGATGGAAAAATTAAAGCTTGGGGTAAAGAAGGGAAAAGTTGTGGGGGTACACATTCACTTAAGGGAATCTTGGAGGGTCATAAAGATGTTTCTTTAAACTCTGTGGTTGTTTCTGAAGATGGGAATTTTGTATTTGGAGGGGGGTCAGATGGGTATTTGATGGGGTGGGTGGGTAACAAGAATCTTGATAGTTGGAAATTAGTATGTGAAGTGAAAGCACATGGAATGGCAGTATTGTGTATGTGTTTAATGAAAGGGGAATTCTTGTGTAGTGGATCAGCTGATAAGAGTATTTGTATTTGGAAAAGGGAAATAAATGAAGGGTTATTTAGAGTTGGAGTTATAAAAGGACATGAAGGTCCAGTTAAGTGTTTACAAGCTTCACCAGTTAGTGTTGGGGGTGGATTTATGTTGTATAGTGGAAGTCTTGATAAAAGCCTTAGAGTTTGGTGGATTCCAAATTATTCTGATGAGAAAAAGGAGACAACTTTGATTCAAG TGTGTACAGTGCTTTGA